From one Physeter macrocephalus isolate SW-GA chromosome 18, ASM283717v5, whole genome shotgun sequence genomic stretch:
- the SEC61A1 gene encoding protein transport protein Sec61 subunit alpha has translation MAIKFLEVIKPFCVILPEIQKPERKIQFKEKVLWTAITLFIFLVCCQIPLFGIMSSDSADPFYWMRVILASNRGTLMELGISPIVTSGLIMQLLAGAKIIEVGDTPKDRALFNGAQKLFGMIITIGQSIVYVMTGMYGDPSEMGAGICLLITIQLFVAGLIVLLLDELLQKGYGLGSGISLFIATNICETIVWKAFSPTTVNTGRGMEFEGAIIALFHLLATRTDKVRALREAFYRQNLPNLMNLIATIFVFAVVIYFQGFRVDLPIKSARYRGQYNTYPIKLFYTSNIPIILQSALVSNLYVISQMLSARFSGNLLVSLLGTWSDTSSGGPARAYPVGGLCYYLSPPESFGSVLEDPVHAVVYIVFMLGSCAFFSKTWIEVSGSSAKDVAKQLKEQQMVMRGHRETSMVHELNRYIPTAAAFGGLCIGALSVLADFLGAIGSGTGILLAVTIIYQYFEIFVKEQSEVGSMGALLF, from the exons ATTCAGTTTAAGGAGAAAGTGCTATGGACCGCCATCACCCTCTTCATCTTCTTGGTGTGCTGCCAG ATCCCCCTGTTTGGAATCATGTCTTCAGACTCAGCCGACCCTTTCTATTGGATGAGAGTGATCCTCGCCTCTAACAGAG GCACATTGATGGAGCTGGGTATCTCTCCCATCGTCACCTCCGGCCTCATCATGCAGCTCTTGGCTGGCGCCAAAATAATTGAAGTTGGTGATACCCCAAAAGACCGAGCCCTCTTCAACGGAGCCCAAAAGT tGTTTGGCATGATCATTACCATCGGCCAGTCCATCGTGTATGTGATGACAGGGATGTACGGAGACCCTTCTGAAATGGGGGCTGGGATCTGCCTGCTGATCACCATTCAG CTCTTTGTTGCTGGCCTAATTGTCCTGCTTTTGGATGAACTTCTGCAAAAGGGGTACGGCCTGGGCTCTGGGATCTCCCTCTTCATTGCCACAAACATCTGCGAGACCATCGTGTGGAAGGCGTTCAGCCCCACCACTGTCAACACCGGCCGAG GAATGGAGTTTGAGGGCGCCATCATTGCACTGTTCCACCTGCTGGCCACACGCACAGACAAGGTCCGAGCCCTTCGCGAGGCGTTCTACCGCCAGAATCTCCCCAACCTCATGAATCTGATCGCCACCATCTTTGTCTTTGCAGTGGTCATCTACTTCCAG GGCTTCCGTGTGGACCTGCCCATCAAGTCGGCCCGCTACCGAGGCCAGTACAACACCTACCCCATCAAGCTCTTCTACACCTCCAACATCCCCATCATCCTGCAGTCCGCCCTCGTGTCCAACCTCTACGTCATCTCCCAGATGCTGTCCGCCCGCTTCAGTGGCAACCTGCTGGTCAGCCTGCTGGGCACCTGGTCG GACACTTCTTCTGGCGGCCCGGCACGCGCCTACCCCGTTGGCGGCCTTTGCTATTACCTGTCTCCTCCCGAGTCTTTCGGCTCCGTCTTGGAAGACCCCGTCCATGCCGTCGTGTACATAGTGTTCATGCTGGGCTCCTGCGCCTTCTTCTCCAAGACGTGGATTGAGGTCTCGGGCTCCTCTGCCAAAGAC GTGGCAAAGCAGCTGAAGGAGCAGCAGATGGTGATGAGGGGCCACCGAGAGACATCCATGGTCCACGAGCTCAACCG GTACATCCCCACGGCCGCGGCCTTCGGTGGGCTTTGCATCGGGGCCCTCTCCGTGCTGGCCGACTTCCTGGGTGCCATTGGGTCTGGAACCGGGATCCTGCTCGCGGTCACCATCATCTATCAGTACTTTGAAATCTTCGTCAAGGAGCAGAGTGAGGTCGGCAGCATGGGGGCCCTCCTGTTCTGA